A stretch of the Saccharolobus caldissimus genome encodes the following:
- a CDS encoding MBL fold metallo-hydrolase: protein MPIIKLTKNVSVITGSPNTLIYDNRIVIDQGGKNSTLNISAEVQLATHGHADHIAGLLDRNAKIRYLPLEDYWSITLMGRRAMIYGCSSKDSSIFTFDYVKENLENIDLSIRIPEVETVKLPGHTPGHTGYIIDNILYAGDAFFGDKVLENFSVPFYTDFWTSLETLEKLKDLVKGVDNIIISHGPIYNKNKMISLLEYNIFYSKKIINKILDFISSNELTVEEIILKLKPNATPANILLNSMVVKSILFGLENVEYRVSSKGLVFRKIR from the coding sequence ATGCCTATTATAAAACTTACAAAAAACGTTTCAGTAATAACTGGAAGTCCAAATACTTTGATTTATGATAATAGAATTGTAATAGATCAAGGTGGTAAAAATTCTACTTTAAATATAAGTGCTGAGGTTCAATTAGCTACTCATGGCCATGCTGATCATATAGCAGGTCTCTTAGATAGAAATGCTAAGATAAGATACCTTCCACTTGAAGATTATTGGTCAATAACCTTAATGGGTAGGAGAGCTATGATTTATGGTTGTAGTTCTAAAGACTCCTCAATTTTTACTTTTGATTACGTGAAAGAGAACTTAGAAAATATAGATTTATCTATTCGAATTCCAGAAGTAGAAACAGTTAAATTGCCAGGTCATACGCCGGGTCATACTGGCTATATAATTGATAATATACTTTATGCTGGCGATGCATTTTTCGGAGATAAAGTATTGGAGAATTTTTCAGTACCATTTTATACGGACTTTTGGACTTCGCTTGAGACTTTAGAAAAATTAAAGGATTTAGTTAAGGGTGTTGATAATATAATCATAAGTCATGGTCCAATTTATAATAAAAATAAAATGATCTCGTTATTAGAATATAATATATTTTATTCAAAGAAGATAATTAATAAAATATTAGACTTTATATCATCTAATGAACTTACCGTTGAAGAAATAATCTTAAAATTAAAGCCAAATGCTACTCCTGCTAACATTTTACTAAACTCAATGGTAGTGAAATCTATTTTATTTGGATTAGAGAACGTGGAATATAGAGTCTCATCAAAGGGTTTGGTATTTAGAAAGATTAGATAA
- a CDS encoding PTO1314 family radical SAM protein: MVTLKPMIMGNLRRALLGLGTKKLPLIAGHKLLYTCNLRCKMCPFWRRKDEKLLSLEEEVLMLKSLERAGVLFMGFEGGEPLLRKDLEQILEESHKRFYTSLVTNGWLLKEKVRRISEYLEYLFVSIDGIGEVHDKIRGVAGSFERAIEGIKEARKYLLVSISFTITKENLDQVRDVIELAKKLNVNISIQIEYDYSTAEKLSPDRRRLYDVLNLIIEMKKKGYPIIESIDYFKAIINSWYNGISWKCKPWLTINIDPQGRIVLPCYVLNEYNGTQRVWEVDIVKLWNNYPWEEYERCNKCALACYLEPSLFSWFKPDMVREKIINNMVSYIYNMIPVKFLFPK, translated from the coding sequence ATGGTAACATTAAAACCAATGATTATGGGTAATCTAAGGAGAGCACTTTTAGGATTAGGGACTAAGAAATTACCTTTAATTGCTGGTCATAAGTTATTGTACACTTGTAATCTTAGATGCAAAATGTGCCCTTTCTGGAGAAGGAAGGATGAGAAATTACTATCCTTAGAGGAAGAGGTACTGATGCTAAAATCTTTAGAGCGAGCAGGAGTTCTATTTATGGGATTTGAAGGAGGTGAACCATTATTAAGGAAAGATTTAGAGCAAATATTAGAGGAATCCCATAAGAGGTTTTATACATCTTTAGTCACTAACGGATGGTTATTAAAAGAAAAAGTTAGGAGGATAAGTGAATATTTAGAATACTTATTTGTATCTATTGATGGAATAGGTGAAGTTCACGATAAGATAAGAGGCGTTGCCGGATCATTTGAAAGGGCAATAGAGGGAATTAAAGAGGCACGAAAATATTTACTTGTTTCCATAAGTTTTACAATAACTAAAGAAAATTTAGACCAAGTAAGAGACGTAATAGAATTAGCAAAAAAATTAAATGTTAACATTAGTATTCAGATTGAGTACGATTATTCTACTGCAGAGAAATTAAGTCCAGATAGAAGAAGACTTTACGATGTGCTTAATTTAATTATAGAAATGAAAAAGAAGGGTTATCCGATAATTGAATCTATAGATTACTTTAAGGCGATAATTAACTCATGGTATAACGGAATATCATGGAAATGTAAGCCTTGGCTTACGATAAATATTGATCCTCAAGGTAGGATAGTATTACCATGTTACGTGTTAAACGAGTATAACGGTACCCAGCGAGTATGGGAAGTTGATATAGTAAAATTATGGAACAATTATCCTTGGGAAGAATATGAAAGGTGTAATAAATGTGCATTAGCGTGTTATCTAGAGCCATCTTTATTCTCCTGGTTTAAACCAGATATGGTAAGAGAAAAGATAATAAATAATATGGTCAGTTATATTTATAATATGATACCTGTAAAATTTTTATTTCCTAAATAA